The Peribacillus sp. FSL P2-0133 genome has a segment encoding these proteins:
- a CDS encoding YuzL family protein — protein sequence MMKRKDNPSKAAVSAASVKGNAGPGAERQHGINKVNSQNNQFKR from the coding sequence ATAATGAAGCGTAAAGATAATCCTTCTAAAGCAGCCGTAAGCGCAGCAAGCGTTAAAGGCAATGCCGGACCTGGCGCCGAACGTCAACATGGAATCAATAAAGTGAACAGCCAGAACAATCAGTTCAAAAGATAA
- a CDS encoding metal ABC transporter permease, which produces MNDFWIILVGALVASACSVLGCFLIVRKMTLIGDAISHSVLPGIVLAFLITGTRDSVPMLIGAAALGLLTVFLIQLFQSSGVQSDAAIGIVFTSLFATGIVLVSLYTQQIDFDLEHVLYGEIAYTPWNTMTIAGIEAGPKAVWIVGSCFILNLILIFLFFKQFKLVSFDPSLAAAMGIPVLFFHYLLMSLISLTTVASFDSVGSILVVGMLIIPAATAYLLSDRLSRMILVSIGVGLLSSVIGYYSATILDASISGCMVGSAAILFGLAFLFSPSHGLVSRLLKRRKSKESHA; this is translated from the coding sequence ATGAATGATTTTTGGATTATTTTAGTCGGAGCATTGGTGGCGAGTGCTTGCAGTGTATTAGGATGCTTTTTGATAGTCAGGAAAATGACGTTGATTGGGGATGCCATCAGTCATTCCGTTTTGCCGGGAATCGTATTGGCATTTTTAATAACCGGGACTCGTGACTCTGTTCCAATGCTGATAGGGGCAGCTGCGCTCGGTTTGCTCACCGTATTCTTGATCCAGCTTTTCCAATCGTCGGGCGTTCAATCTGACGCAGCGATCGGGATTGTATTCACTTCACTTTTTGCAACGGGGATCGTACTCGTGAGCTTGTATACGCAACAAATAGATTTTGACCTGGAACATGTCCTTTATGGAGAAATAGCCTATACTCCCTGGAACACGATGACAATCGCGGGAATCGAAGCTGGACCAAAAGCTGTTTGGATTGTCGGCAGCTGCTTTATCCTGAACCTCATACTGATCTTCCTTTTCTTCAAACAGTTTAAACTCGTGTCATTTGATCCATCACTTGCGGCTGCAATGGGAATTCCTGTACTGTTCTTTCATTACTTATTGATGAGCCTCATTTCACTGACAACTGTAGCTTCTTTTGATAGTGTAGGTTCCATTTTAGTAGTTGGAATGCTCATCATACCTGCGGCGACGGCCTATCTGCTCTCAGACCGTTTAAGCCGCATGATATTGGTCAGTATCGGGGTCGGGTTGCTAAGTTCCGTCATCGGCTACTATTCAGCCACCATTTTGGATGCCTCGATATCAGGTTGCATGGTGGGATCGGCCGCCATATTATTCGGATTGGCCTTTCTCTTTTCCCCAAGCCATGGATTGGTCAGCAGATTGCTGAAACGGAGAAAATCAAAGGAATCACATGCATAG
- a CDS encoding 3-hydroxyacyl-CoA dehydrogenase/enoyl-CoA hydratase family protein, giving the protein MVRQIRKAAVLGSGVMGSGIAAHLANIGIPTLLLDIVPRELTEDEKKKGLTLDNKQVRNRISQTAITKLLKQKPAPLSAKGNIALIEAGNLEDDISRLKDVDWIIEVVVEKLEVKQSVFAQVDQHRKPGSIVSSNTSGISIEAMAEGRSEDFQKHFLGTHFFNPPRYLKLLEIIPTKATSPEVLEFMKRFGEDVLGKGVVEAKDTPNFIANRIGTYGLLVTLREMQKGGYSVGEVDSVTGPLIGRATSATFRTLDVVGLDTFAHVARNVYDQVDGEEKEVFKIPYFMNEMLKNGWLGSKSGQGFFLKKGKEILELNPETLEYDARKRLKTPSIEMAKQAKGLENKMKALVYSEDRAGQLLWNVLNPALVYSAQLLGDIADDIVAIDQAMKWGFGWSTGPFETWDAIGIEKSVARMEAEGITVPQWVKDMLAKGITSFYKEENGIVHYYDDGEYKELVENPKVINLKAIKKQKGVIKKNSGASLMDIGDGVALLEFTSPNNAIGLDIIQMINAAVDEAEANFKGLVIGNQGKNFCVGANIAMMLMEAQDDNIFELDMVISQFQKAMLKIKYSAVPVVVAPFNMTLGGGAEVSLPAARIQATTETYMGLVEAGVGLIPGGGGTKELYVKTLKNMPKGVDFDLQKVVNQVFEMVAMAKVSTSAEEARENNFLNSADGISVNADHQLYDAKQAVLSMHEQGYTAPARTKIPVVGETGYATLLLGAESMRLSGFLSDHDLVIAKELAYVLAGGKLPFGTEVDEQYILNLEKQAFLKLISTPKSQARMQHMLVKGKPLRN; this is encoded by the coding sequence TTGGTTCGACAAATACGAAAGGCTGCTGTTCTAGGGTCAGGAGTTATGGGATCAGGGATTGCTGCACACCTTGCTAACATCGGCATTCCGACTTTATTATTGGATATTGTACCTCGTGAACTCACTGAGGATGAAAAGAAAAAGGGACTTACATTAGATAATAAACAAGTGCGTAACCGCATCAGCCAAACTGCGATTACGAAACTTTTAAAACAGAAACCAGCTCCGCTTTCGGCTAAGGGAAACATTGCGTTGATCGAGGCGGGAAACCTGGAAGATGATATAAGTCGTTTAAAGGATGTCGATTGGATCATCGAAGTGGTCGTTGAGAAGCTTGAGGTTAAGCAAAGTGTGTTTGCCCAGGTTGATCAGCATCGTAAACCGGGAAGCATCGTTTCATCGAATACATCCGGAATCTCAATCGAAGCGATGGCAGAAGGCCGTTCGGAGGATTTTCAAAAGCACTTCCTGGGAACCCACTTCTTCAATCCGCCGCGTTATCTTAAATTGTTGGAAATCATCCCTACTAAAGCAACTTCACCAGAAGTGCTCGAATTCATGAAACGATTCGGCGAAGATGTACTGGGAAAAGGTGTCGTCGAAGCAAAGGATACCCCTAACTTCATCGCAAACCGCATTGGAACTTATGGTTTATTGGTCACTTTGCGGGAAATGCAAAAAGGCGGATACAGTGTTGGTGAGGTCGATTCGGTTACAGGTCCGTTGATTGGAAGAGCAACTAGTGCTACTTTCCGGACACTTGATGTAGTTGGATTGGATACCTTTGCACATGTTGCCAGAAACGTATATGACCAGGTGGATGGAGAAGAAAAAGAAGTTTTCAAAATACCTTATTTCATGAATGAAATGCTTAAGAATGGGTGGCTTGGAAGCAAGTCAGGCCAAGGTTTTTTCTTGAAAAAAGGCAAGGAAATCCTTGAACTGAATCCCGAAACCCTTGAATATGATGCACGAAAAAGATTAAAAACGCCTTCCATCGAAATGGCTAAACAGGCCAAGGGCTTGGAAAATAAAATGAAAGCGCTTGTTTATAGCGAAGACCGTGCCGGCCAATTACTTTGGAATGTTCTGAATCCGGCGCTTGTGTATTCTGCCCAGCTGCTTGGGGACATCGCGGATGACATCGTGGCGATCGATCAAGCGATGAAATGGGGCTTCGGATGGTCCACAGGTCCCTTTGAAACCTGGGATGCGATAGGGATAGAAAAATCGGTAGCCCGAATGGAAGCGGAAGGCATCACCGTTCCGCAATGGGTGAAGGATATGCTCGCTAAAGGAATCACTTCTTTCTATAAAGAAGAAAATGGCATTGTTCACTATTATGATGATGGTGAATATAAAGAACTTGTCGAAAATCCTAAAGTGATCAATCTTAAAGCGATCAAGAAGCAAAAAGGCGTAATCAAGAAAAACAGTGGTGCAAGCTTGATGGATATCGGCGATGGAGTGGCTCTTCTTGAATTCACTTCACCGAATAATGCAATCGGTCTGGATATCATACAAATGATCAATGCGGCGGTCGACGAAGCGGAAGCGAATTTTAAAGGCCTGGTCATCGGAAACCAAGGAAAGAATTTCTGTGTAGGCGCTAATATTGCAATGATGCTGATGGAAGCGCAGGATGACAATATTTTTGAACTCGATATGGTCATCAGCCAATTCCAAAAGGCGATGCTTAAAATTAAGTACAGTGCAGTTCCCGTAGTGGTTGCCCCGTTTAATATGACACTTGGCGGGGGTGCTGAAGTGTCACTTCCGGCAGCCCGCATCCAGGCAACGACTGAAACGTATATGGGATTAGTGGAAGCTGGCGTAGGTTTAATCCCAGGCGGCGGCGGGACTAAAGAACTTTATGTGAAGACGTTGAAGAATATGCCGAAGGGCGTTGACTTCGACTTACAGAAAGTGGTTAACCAAGTATTTGAAATGGTCGCCATGGCAAAAGTTTCGACCTCAGCCGAGGAAGCGAGAGAGAATAATTTCCTTAATTCAGCTGATGGAATAAGCGTGAATGCGGATCATCAGCTATATGATGCGAAACAGGCGGTACTTTCCATGCATGAACAAGGTTATACCGCTCCAGCCCGCACAAAGATCCCTGTCGTAGGTGAAACTGGCTATGCCACACTTCTATTAGGGGCGGAATCCATGCGCCTTTCAGGATTCTTATCAGATCATGACCTTGTCATAGCCAAAGAGCTTGCATACGTCCTGGCAGGAGGAAAACTCCCATTTGGCACGGAAGTAGATGAACAGTATATCTTGAACCTAGAAAAACAGGCATTCCTAAAACTGATTTCGACTCCGAAATCCCAGGCAAGGATGCAGCACATGCTTGTTAAAGGTAAACCGCTCCGTAATTGA
- a CDS encoding spore coat protein: protein MPNENKVQNPESPVAKTPQMNDRDFINDMLTTEKYFCNSLSVALHEMSNQALFQDIFSVSKENQEMQRELYNLMFEKGWYSLEKAQATSLGQSYQQFSGYKNQFPSGTNIQ, encoded by the coding sequence ATGCCCAATGAAAACAAAGTCCAAAACCCTGAATCTCCCGTGGCAAAGACACCGCAAATGAATGACAGGGATTTTATAAATGATATGCTCACAACTGAAAAGTACTTTTGTAACTCCCTTTCCGTTGCCCTGCATGAAATGAGTAACCAAGCATTATTCCAAGACATTTTCTCCGTTTCCAAAGAAAATCAGGAAATGCAGCGAGAACTCTATAACCTTATGTTCGAAAAAGGCTGGTATAGTTTAGAAAAGGCGCAAGCAACCAGCTTAGGCCAATCGTATCAACAATTTTCCGGTTATAAAAATCAATTTCCATCTGGAACGAACATTCAATAA
- a CDS encoding acetyl-CoA C-acetyltransferase, translating into MKEAVIVAGARTPVGRSKKGSLASVRPDDLGALVVKETLKRAGKYEGTIDDLIIGCAMPEAEQGLNMARNIGALAGLPYTVPAITINRYCSSGLQSIAYGAERIMLGQSDTVIAGGAESMSLLPMMGHVTRPNARLAETAPEYYMGMGHTAEAVAKKYGISREDQDAFSVRSHQKAAKAIAEGKFSDEIVPVEVTLRSVGPDLKLNEKSFTFTQDEGVRPGTTAEVLKKLRPAFSVTGSVTAGNSSQTSDGAAAVMVMDREKASSFGMKPMGKFRSFAVAGVPPEIMGIGPIAAIPKALKLAGLELSDIGLFELNEAFASQSIQIIRELGLNEEIVNVNGGAIALGHPLGCSGAKLTLSLLHEMKRRNQQFGVVTMCIGGGMGAAGVFELLA; encoded by the coding sequence ATGAAAGAAGCGGTAATAGTAGCTGGAGCAAGGACTCCGGTAGGAAGATCGAAAAAAGGTTCTCTTGCTAGTGTACGTCCTGATGATTTAGGGGCTCTTGTTGTAAAGGAAACGTTAAAGCGGGCAGGTAAATATGAAGGCACCATAGATGACCTGATTATCGGTTGTGCAATGCCTGAAGCGGAGCAAGGATTGAACATGGCGCGTAACATTGGAGCATTGGCAGGATTGCCTTATACAGTACCGGCCATAACGATTAATCGTTACTGTTCAAGCGGGCTGCAAAGTATCGCTTATGGAGCGGAAAGAATCATGCTCGGCCAAAGTGATACAGTCATTGCAGGCGGAGCGGAATCCATGAGCCTTTTGCCAATGATGGGCCATGTAACACGTCCGAACGCGAGACTTGCGGAAACGGCACCGGAATATTATATGGGCATGGGTCACACTGCTGAAGCCGTTGCAAAAAAATACGGCATTTCCCGTGAAGATCAAGATGCATTTTCTGTTAGAAGTCATCAAAAGGCGGCTAAGGCCATTGCAGAAGGAAAGTTTTCCGATGAGATCGTACCGGTTGAAGTGACCCTCCGTTCAGTGGGACCAGATCTTAAATTAAATGAAAAATCATTTACTTTTACACAGGATGAGGGTGTTCGTCCAGGCACGACCGCTGAAGTGCTAAAAAAACTAAGACCTGCATTCTCTGTTACAGGATCCGTAACAGCTGGGAATTCATCACAAACGAGTGATGGTGCAGCCGCGGTCATGGTCATGGATAGGGAAAAGGCCTCTTCATTTGGGATGAAACCGATGGGTAAGTTCCGTTCCTTTGCTGTAGCAGGAGTACCGCCTGAAATTATGGGCATCGGACCAATTGCAGCCATTCCTAAAGCTTTGAAGCTAGCGGGTCTTGAGTTATCGGATATTGGTTTATTTGAATTGAATGAAGCCTTTGCTTCCCAATCCATTCAAATTATCCGTGAGCTCGGATTGAATGAAGAGATTGTCAATGTAAATGGCGGAGCCATCGCCTTAGGCCATCCACTGGGATGTTCGGGAGCAAAATTGACATTAAGCCTGCTTCATGAAATGAAGCGCAGAAACCAACAGTTCGGAGTCGTGACAATGTGCATCGGCGGCGGAATGGGTGCTGCTGGAGTATTTGAATTATTGGCGTAA
- a CDS encoding FtsW/RodA/SpoVE family cell cycle protein codes for MEEQNKFSSRIDFSLVTILLLLCVGSCLAIYSAQTTGQYAENFLIKQIFWYIVGIGIVLGFITLDSDQLKKISWYAYGFGLFLLFLLIIMPSSIVPNINGARSWFVIPGIGSIQPSEFMKVFLILALANVISNHHLKNTLKTIQTDIWLLIKIGLVTGAPLLLIMQQPDLGTSLVIMSIMLGMIFISGVTWKILLPIVSGGIVVASTVLYFVLWKPEILEKYLGVKSYQFGRIYSWLDPYNYASSEGYHLTRSLLAIGSGQTTGKGIGSREVYLPESHSDFIFSIIGEEFGFIGSSIIISLFFLLIYHITKTGMDTKNNFYTYICVGVISMLTFHVFQNIGMTVGLLPITGIPLPFVSYGGSSLMGNMMAMGLIFSIRYHYKKYMFSTDI; via the coding sequence ATGGAAGAACAAAATAAATTTTCATCTCGAATAGATTTTTCTTTGGTCACAATATTGCTGTTATTATGCGTTGGAAGTTGCCTAGCAATCTATAGTGCCCAAACGACTGGACAGTACGCTGAAAACTTCTTAATTAAACAAATTTTTTGGTATATAGTGGGGATTGGAATCGTATTAGGGTTCATCACACTGGATTCGGACCAACTGAAAAAAATCTCTTGGTATGCCTATGGCTTCGGATTATTTTTGCTATTTTTGCTGATCATTATGCCAAGTAGCATCGTACCTAATATTAATGGTGCAAGAAGCTGGTTCGTCATTCCGGGAATCGGTTCGATTCAGCCATCGGAATTCATGAAGGTTTTCCTGATTTTGGCTCTAGCCAATGTCATATCGAACCATCATCTCAAAAACACGCTGAAAACGATTCAAACGGATATCTGGCTGCTTATTAAAATCGGTCTTGTGACCGGTGCGCCCTTATTGTTAATCATGCAACAGCCGGATTTGGGTACCTCGCTTGTTATCATGTCAATCATGCTCGGAATGATTTTCATATCAGGGGTAACATGGAAGATCCTGCTGCCGATCGTTTCGGGAGGAATTGTCGTCGCTTCCACTGTCCTGTACTTTGTACTTTGGAAGCCGGAAATCCTGGAAAAATACCTAGGGGTAAAATCCTATCAATTCGGCCGTATCTATTCCTGGCTGGATCCATATAATTATGCCAGCTCCGAAGGATATCACTTAACCAGATCCTTACTGGCCATCGGCTCCGGTCAGACAACGGGCAAGGGAATCGGTTCGAGGGAAGTGTATTTGCCTGAGAGTCATTCGGATTTCATTTTCAGCATCATCGGTGAAGAATTCGGCTTCATCGGATCAAGCATCATTATTTCCTTGTTTTTCCTATTGATTTACCATATAACAAAAACGGGAATGGACACGAAAAATAACTTCTATACATATATCTGTGTTGGCGTTATAAGCATGTTGACGTTCCACGTTTTTCAAAATATCGGCATGACTGTAGGCCTTTTGCCGATTACGGGGATTCCGCTTCCATTTGTCAGTTATGGAGGAAGCTCGCTAATGGGGAACATGATGGCCATGGGCTTAATATTCAGCATTCGGTATCACTATAAGAAGTATATGTTTTCAACGGATATCTAA
- a CDS encoding zinc ABC transporter substrate-binding protein has protein sequence MGFLKSIGSVLAALLILTGCGNDTVESDKGNGKLNVVATTGMIGDLVENIGGKHVEVTSLMGPGVDPHLYKATQGDVKKLDSADMIFYNGVHLEGKMTDIFEMMSKDKPTIAVTEDFKENQLRKVSATEHDPHVWFDVKLWIVAAEAVKKELIANDPDHEAEFRENYEEYVLQLEELDKYVQDEINKIPKDQRVLVTAHDAFGYYGQSYGLDVRGLQGINTLSEYGSKDVTDMRNYLVENKIKAIFIESSVPRKAIEAVIQGAGKQGHKVEIGGELFSDAMGEKGTEEGTYIGMVRHNTDTIVRALK, from the coding sequence ATGGGTTTTCTGAAATCTATTGGGAGCGTGCTTGCTGCATTGCTGATTTTAACGGGGTGCGGCAATGATACGGTCGAAAGTGATAAAGGCAATGGTAAGTTGAATGTCGTTGCAACAACGGGAATGATTGGAGATTTGGTTGAGAATATCGGCGGTAAACATGTCGAGGTCACCAGTTTAATGGGTCCGGGAGTCGACCCCCATCTATATAAAGCGACGCAGGGTGATGTTAAGAAACTGGATTCGGCTGATATGATTTTTTATAACGGTGTGCACCTTGAAGGGAAAATGACGGATATATTTGAAATGATGAGCAAGGATAAACCGACGATTGCCGTAACGGAGGACTTCAAGGAGAACCAACTTCGCAAAGTGAGTGCAACGGAACATGATCCCCACGTATGGTTCGATGTAAAGCTTTGGATCGTTGCGGCGGAGGCAGTTAAGAAAGAATTGATTGCCAATGATCCGGACCATGAAGCAGAGTTTCGTGAAAATTATGAAGAGTACGTCCTGCAATTGGAGGAACTTGATAAATATGTTCAAGACGAAATTAATAAAATACCAAAAGATCAACGGGTGCTCGTTACGGCACATGATGCTTTTGGGTACTACGGTCAGTCTTACGGACTTGACGTAAGAGGTCTCCAAGGGATCAATACATTATCGGAATATGGATCAAAAGATGTGACGGACATGCGGAATTATCTTGTGGAGAACAAAATTAAAGCGATTTTCATTGAGTCAAGTGTACCAAGGAAGGCCATCGAGGCTGTCATTCAAGGAGCAGGTAAGCAGGGGCACAAGGTGGAAATCGGCGGTGAATTGTTCTCGGATGCCATGGGTGAAAAAGGGACGGAAGAAGGAACGTATATCGGAATGGTCCGTCATAATACCGACACAATCGTCCGTGCTTTGAAATAA
- a CDS encoding proline dehydrogenase, giving the protein MERVLKNLFLFLSKNKGMTKAAKKYGLRFGASRFVAGESLDMACEVIVDLNRKGLAVTIDYLGEFIEDEQEARKMADECIEAIRMIGTNELDSQLSLKLTSMGLDVSERAVMNNMRRILDEAKAHRVFVTLDMEDFPRCQPTLDVFKNLMSEYNELGTVIQAYLYRTEKDIEELDAYQPNLRLVKGAYKEPREVAFPEKKDVDENFKKIIKKHMQNGHYTAVATHDDKIIDYTRDLVKDQGIPLDRFEFQMLYGIRTEKQLELAKEGYKVRVYVPYGTDWYGYFMRRLAERPANIAFVLKGLFKK; this is encoded by the coding sequence ATGGAAAGAGTTTTGAAAAATCTATTCCTTTTTTTATCAAAGAATAAAGGCATGACAAAGGCAGCGAAAAAATACGGGCTGCGGTTTGGGGCATCTCGTTTCGTGGCAGGGGAATCCTTGGATATGGCATGTGAAGTAATTGTAGATCTTAACCGGAAAGGGCTTGCTGTCACCATTGATTATTTAGGTGAATTCATTGAAGATGAACAAGAAGCAAGGAAGATGGCAGATGAGTGCATCGAAGCGATCCGCATGATCGGCACAAATGAACTGGATTCACAGTTATCCCTGAAGCTGACCTCAATGGGCCTGGATGTGTCCGAACGAGCCGTAATGAATAACATGCGGAGGATCTTAGATGAAGCTAAGGCCCATCGTGTTTTCGTGACGCTTGATATGGAAGATTTTCCTCGCTGTCAGCCGACTTTGGATGTATTCAAAAACCTTATGTCTGAATATAATGAATTGGGGACTGTCATCCAAGCTTATCTGTATCGGACTGAGAAGGATATTGAGGAACTGGATGCATACCAGCCGAATCTAAGACTTGTTAAAGGAGCTTATAAAGAACCGAGGGAAGTGGCCTTTCCCGAGAAAAAAGATGTGGATGAGAATTTCAAGAAAATCATCAAGAAGCATATGCAAAATGGCCATTACACAGCCGTTGCCACACATGATGATAAAATCATTGATTATACGAGGGACTTGGTCAAAGATCAGGGAATTCCCCTGGATCGTTTTGAATTTCAAATGTTATATGGCATCCGCACTGAAAAGCAGCTTGAACTTGCTAAAGAAGGATATAAGGTAAGGGTGTATGTTCCATATGGTACGGATTGGTATGGATATTTCATGCGCCGCCTTGCGGAGAGACCTGCCAATATTGCTTTCGTTTTAAAAGGCCTATTCAAGAAATAG
- a CDS encoding metal ABC transporter permease produces the protein MMNILDIITDPNTRWILLGTMFLGLSSGVIGSFAYLRKQSLLGDTLAHAALPGICVAFMLTGVKSTSYFLIGAALAGLVAVFLISVLTRYSKIKQDAALGIVLSSFFGFGIVMLTQIQQSEYGNQSGLDTFLFGQTASMVMSDVYMMMTVSFILIFTCTVFFKEFKLLSFDPGFAKGMGLPVVFLDYFIMMLIVAAVVIGIQAVGVVLMASLLITPAVSARYWTERLHIMVILSGIFGMLSGVSGTLISTSVNDLPTGPLIVLSATVWFFFSMLFAPKRGLLSSIWRRVSTKKKYSLEQNRRKGSHSS, from the coding sequence ATGATGAACATACTGGATATTATTACTGATCCAAATACAAGGTGGATATTGCTTGGCACGATGTTCCTCGGATTAAGCAGCGGGGTCATCGGCAGCTTTGCCTACCTCAGAAAGCAGTCTTTGCTTGGCGACACGCTCGCACATGCAGCGTTACCCGGTATCTGTGTCGCCTTTATGTTAACTGGAGTGAAATCCACTTCCTACTTTCTAATAGGTGCTGCCCTGGCTGGCTTAGTGGCTGTCTTCTTGATCAGTGTGCTAACGAGATACAGTAAGATCAAGCAGGATGCGGCCTTGGGAATCGTCTTATCTTCCTTCTTTGGCTTCGGAATTGTCATGCTTACACAGATTCAGCAGAGTGAGTATGGAAACCAGAGTGGATTGGATACTTTTTTATTTGGGCAGACGGCGTCAATGGTCATGTCAGATGTATATATGATGATGACGGTTTCCTTTATTCTCATTTTCACTTGTACCGTATTTTTTAAAGAGTTCAAATTACTTTCCTTTGACCCTGGGTTTGCTAAGGGGATGGGATTGCCGGTTGTTTTTCTGGATTATTTCATCATGATGCTGATCGTGGCAGCTGTGGTGATCGGTATCCAGGCTGTAGGCGTCGTATTGATGGCATCTTTACTGATCACGCCTGCGGTTTCTGCGAGGTATTGGACTGAGCGGCTGCATATCATGGTCATCCTGTCTGGTATATTCGGAATGTTGAGCGGTGTGTCTGGAACGTTGATCAGTACATCGGTCAATGATTTGCCAACAGGACCGTTAATTGTCTTATCCGCGACGGTATGGTTTTTCTTTTCCATGCTTTTTGCACCTAAACGCGGACTGCTTTCATCTATATGGAGAAGGGTATCGACGAAAAAGAAATATTCTCTAGAACAGAATAGAAGGAAAGGGAGCCACTCATCATGA
- a CDS encoding metal ABC transporter ATP-binding protein, which yields MNLAALKVENLTIAYHKKPVVEDVSFEVPEGNLIGIIGPNGAGKSTLIKGILELIPKISGQITIKGSTYKSMRKSIGYVPQRESVDWDFPTNALDVVMMGRYGHLGWLKRPGKSERQKGMECLEKVGMAEYANRQISQLSGGQQQRIFLARALAQEADIYFMDEPFVGVDAATEKAIIQLLMELKEKGKTVLVVHHDLSTVKEYFDWTMLLNKKVMKIGPTEEVFIPEHLQATYGGRLAILSDTKSGLLLK from the coding sequence ATGAATCTAGCAGCTTTGAAGGTCGAGAATTTAACGATTGCTTATCATAAGAAGCCGGTTGTCGAAGATGTCTCATTTGAGGTGCCGGAAGGGAATTTAATCGGTATCATTGGTCCCAATGGAGCAGGGAAGTCCACATTGATAAAGGGGATACTCGAATTGATCCCCAAAATATCGGGGCAAATCACAATAAAGGGTTCTACTTATAAATCGATGAGGAAGAGTATCGGCTATGTACCACAACGGGAGTCAGTGGATTGGGATTTTCCGACCAACGCACTCGATGTCGTGATGATGGGCAGATATGGTCATCTCGGATGGCTGAAGCGACCAGGTAAGTCCGAAAGGCAGAAGGGGATGGAGTGCCTGGAAAAGGTGGGGATGGCTGAATACGCTAACCGTCAGATCAGCCAGCTATCAGGTGGACAGCAGCAACGGATATTCCTGGCCCGTGCATTGGCACAGGAAGCGGATATTTATTTTATGGATGAACCGTTCGTAGGGGTGGATGCCGCAACAGAGAAAGCAATCATACAATTGCTGATGGAATTGAAGGAAAAAGGCAAAACCGTTCTGGTTGTGCACCATGATCTATCCACTGTGAAGGAATATTTCGACTGGACGATGTTATTGAATAAAAAGGTGATGAAAATAGGTCCGACGGAGGAAGTATTCATTCCCGAACACTTACAGGCAACATATGGAGGCCGCCTAGCGATACTATCAGACACGAAGTCCGGCCTTTTATTAAAATGA
- a CDS encoding LacI family DNA-binding transcriptional regulator, with the protein MTNIKEIAQCAGVSVSTVSRVLNDHPYVSPDKRKSVLEAIDRLNYTRNINAIHLSKGKTNLIGIIIPFNNHPYYGAIVNGITKQANAIGCHIVIFQTNYDREKEIEAFNMLQMKQLDGIIVCSRISEMKILLDYQKYGPIILCEDTAQAEFSSISIDHYAAFSCALEYVIAKGYKKIGYSLGRKKSRNSSHRTKAFNDIMSKHQLINNKEWLFEGSYHIKDGEQLFQEWNSMIDKPEAIIITNDDTAAGFILTAKKSGIRVPEDVAILGFNNDSLSEMLDITTISLPLEWIGKMAVDLFENPEVVKHVKLDYALIKRRTV; encoded by the coding sequence ATGACAAATATTAAAGAAATAGCTCAATGTGCCGGTGTATCTGTCTCAACAGTGTCCCGTGTATTGAATGATCATCCATATGTAAGCCCCGATAAAAGAAAGAGCGTCTTAGAAGCCATCGATCGTTTGAATTATACGAGAAACATAAATGCCATTCATCTTTCTAAAGGTAAAACAAATCTTATCGGCATAATCATCCCCTTCAACAATCACCCATATTACGGGGCAATCGTTAACGGAATCACTAAACAGGCAAATGCAATTGGCTGTCATATCGTCATCTTTCAAACAAACTATGACAGAGAGAAAGAAATCGAGGCTTTTAATATGCTGCAAATGAAGCAGCTCGATGGCATTATCGTTTGTTCAAGGATTTCGGAAATGAAAATCCTTTTGGATTATCAAAAATACGGACCGATTATTTTATGTGAGGATACAGCCCAGGCTGAATTCTCATCCATCAGCATTGATCATTATGCAGCTTTCTCCTGTGCCCTTGAGTACGTGATTGCTAAAGGATATAAGAAAATCGGATACAGCCTCGGCCGTAAAAAGAGCAGAAATAGTTCCCATCGTACAAAGGCCTTTAACGATATCATGAGTAAACATCAACTGATAAACAATAAAGAATGGCTGTTTGAAGGCAGTTATCACATCAAAGACGGTGAACAATTGTTTCAGGAATGGAATTCGATGATAGATAAACCTGAAGCCATCATCATCACGAATGATGACACGGCGGCAGGCTTCATTCTTACCGCTAAGAAATCGGGTATAAGGGTCCCGGAAGATGTGGCCATTCTCGGTTTCAATAATGATAGCCTGAGTGAAATGCTCGACATCACGACCATTTCCTTACCGCTGGAATGGATTGGGAAAATGGCAGTGGACCTATTTGAGAATCCTGAAGTGGTCAAACATGTAAAACTGGACTACGCCCTTATAAAAAGGAGGACCGTTTAG